One Triticum dicoccoides isolate Atlit2015 ecotype Zavitan chromosome 5B, WEW_v2.0, whole genome shotgun sequence genomic window carries:
- the LOC119312173 gene encoding leucine-rich repeat extensin-like protein 6 translates to MAMMMGRSTAAAVLLALVVVASPMLLAASQPLGAPATNNSRLEKAYVALQALKKAITDDPKNMTKNWCGPDVCSYHGVYCATAPDDPCARTVASVDLNHGDLAGTLPEELGLLSDLAVFHLNSNRFCGALPDALRSLHLLHEIDVSNNQLTGNFPSQLLCLPNVQYVDIRFNNFCGEVPAAIFEKKIDALFINNNNFEFTLPANFSSSTASVIVLANLPRVGGCLPSSIGDMAGTLNELILLNSGISSCIPPEIGKLDKLTVLDLSSNGIVGKLPDTIGNMRALEQLNVANNMLAGEIPESICALPNLKNFTYSHNFFCGEPHRCLEVPHIDDRQNCIAGRPDQRPGEQCIEFLHRPPAQCAAHGQSSPPPMYAPPPPMY, encoded by the exons ATGGCGATGATGATGgggcggtcgacggcggcggcggtcctCCTGGCGCTGGTGGTCGTGGCGTCGCCGATGCTGCTGGCGGCGTCGCAGCCCCTGGGGGCGCCTGCGACGAACAACTCGCGGCTGGAGAAGGCGTACGTGGCGCTGCAGGCGCTGAAGAAGGCCATCACGGACGACCCCAAGAACATGACCAAGAACTGGTGCGGCCCCGACGTGTGCAGCTACCACGGCGTCTACTGCGCGACGGCGCCCGACGACCCGTGCGCGCGCACCGTGGCCTCCGTGGACCTCAACCACGGCGACCTGGCCGGCACGCTGCCGGAGGAGCTGGGCCTGCTCTCCGACCTTGCCGTCTTCCACCTCAACTCCAACCGCTTCTGCGGCGCGCTGCCCGACGCCCTCCGCTCCCTCCACCTCCTCCACGAGATCGACGTCAGCAACAACCAGCTCACCGGCAACTTCCCCTCGCAGCTCCTCTGCCTCCCCAACGTCCAGTACGTCGACATCAG GTTTAACAACTTCTGCGGCGAGGTGCCGGCGGCCATCTTCGAGAAGAAGATCGACGCGCTCTTCATCAACAACAACAACTTCGAGTTCACGCTGCCGGCCAACTTCAGCAGCTCCACGGCGTCCGTGATCGTGCTGGCCAACCTGCCGCGGGTCGGGGGGTGCCTGCCCAGCAGCATCGGCGACATGGCCGGGACGCTCAACGAGCTGATCCTCCTCAACAGCGGCATCTCCTCCTGCATCCCGCCGGAGATCGGCAAGCTGGACAAGCTCACCGTGCTCGACCTCAGCTCCAACGGCATCGTCGGCAAGCTCCCGGACACCATCGGCAACATGCGCGCCCTCGAGCAGCTCAACGTCGCGAACAACATGCTCGCCGGCGAGATCCCCGAGAGCATCTGCGCGCTGCCAAACCTCAAGAACTTCACCTACTCCCACAACTTCTTCTGCGGCGAGCCGCACCGGTGCCTCGAGGTGCCCCACATCGACGACCGGCAGAACTGCATCGCCGGGCGCCCCGACCAGCGGCCTGGCGAGCAGTGCATCGAGTTCCTCCACCGGCCGCCGGCACAGTGTGCCGCGCACGGGCAATCATCGCCACCGCCGATGTATGCGCCTCCACCGCCGATGTACTGA
- the LOC119312172 gene encoding pentatricopeptide repeat-containing protein At2g02980, chloroplastic-like gives MSSSPLTATPTPLLPAKSKSPPSHHPLLPHLPHCTSLRALAQLHAAAVKSGLGAYPAFVTRLLTLCTEQGAAPAHLAYARQVFDRIPSPGDVVWYNTLLRGFARSADGAAPHAEEAARVFVRMLEEGVAPDTYTFVSLLKACAAAQAGEEGRQAHGVAVKTGAADHEYVLPTLINMYAECGDTQSARAMFSRVPDGDCVVSYNAMITTAVRSSRPGEALVLFREMQAKGLKPTSVTLTSVLSACALLGALELGRWIHEYVRKAGLDSLVKVSTALIDMYGKCGSLEDAIDVFQGMESRDRQAWSVMIVAYANHSYGREAISLFEEMKKQGIKPDAITFLGVLYACSHSGMVSEGLQYFDSMRESGINPGVKHYGCVTDLLARSGQLEKAYKFIDELPIKPTAILWRTLLSACGSHGAVDLGKRVFERILELDDTHGGDYVIYSNLCANTGEWEEMNRVRKLMNEKGVVKVPGCSSIEIDNRVHEFFAGDGRHPHARRMVDQVIEQLKLVGYVPNTSQVFHVEMGEEEKATSLRYHSEKLAISFGLLNTSPGTTLRVVKNLRVCPDCHSMAKLVSMLFNRRIILRDLNRFHHFEDGVCSCGDYW, from the coding sequence ATGTCGTCCTCGCCTCTAACCGCCACGCCCACCCCTCTCCTGCCCGCCAAGTCCAAGAGCCCGCCATCGCACCACCCGCTCCTCCCCCACCTCCCGCACTGCACGAGCCTCCGGGCGCTCGCCCAGCTCCACGCCGCCGCCGTCAAGTCCGGCCTGGGCGCGTACCCGGCCTTCGTCACCAGGCTCCTCACGCTCTGCACCGAGCAGGGCGCCGCCCCGGCCCACCTCGCGTACGcccgccaggtgttcgacagaatcccCAGCCCGGGGGACGTCGTCTGGTACAACACGCTGCTGCGCGGGTTCGCGCGCTCGGCCGACGGCGCCGCCCCACACGCCGAGGAGGCGGCGCGGGTGTTCGTGCGGATGCTGGAGGAGGGCGTCGCGCCGGACACGTACACGTTCGTGTCCCTGCTCAAGGCATGCGCAGCCGCGCAGGCCGGGGAGGAGGGCCGGCAGGCGCACGGCGTGGCCGTCAAGACCGGTGCCGCGGACCACGAGTACGTCCTGCCCACGCTGATCAACATGTATGCCGAGTGCGGGGACACGCAGTCCGCGCGCGCGATGTTCAGCAGGGTACCAGACGGGGACTGTGTGGTCTCGTACAACGCGATGATCACCACCGCCGTGAGGAGCAGCCGGCCCGGGGAGGCGCTGGTGCTGTTCCGGGAGATGCAGGCCAAGGGGCTCAAGCCGACATCCGTGACGTTGACCAGCGTGCTCTCGGCGTGTGCACTACTGGGGGCATTGGAGCTGGGGAGGTGGATCCACGAGTATGTAAGGAAGGCAGGGCTTGACTCCCTCGTGAAGGTCAGCACCGCGCTGATCGACATGTATGGAAAGTGTGGGAGCTTGGAGGATGCCATTGATGTGTTCCAGGGGATGGAATCAAGGGATAGGCAAGCTTGGTCCGTGATGATCGTGGCGTATGCTAACCACAGCTACGGCAGGGAGGCCATTTCGCTGTTCGAAGAGATGAAGAAGCAAGGGATAAAGCCTGATGCTATTACATTCCTAGGTGTGCTCTATGCATGTAGCCATTCTGGCATGGTGAGCGAAGGGCTACAATACTTTGACAGCATGAGAGAGTCTGGTATCAATCCTGGGGTAAAGCACTACGGCTGTGTGACTGATTTGCTAGCCCGATCAGGTCAGCTTGAAAAGGCTTACAAGTTCATTGATGAACTGCCGATAAAGCCCACCGCCATCCTATGGAGGACGTTGCTTTCTGCCTGTGGAAGCCATGGAGCTGTTGATCTTGGAAAACGTGTCTTTGAGAGGATTCTCGAGCTGGATGATACTCATGGTGGTGACTATGTAATATACTCGAACTTGTGCGCCAACACTGGGGAATGGGAAGAGATGAACAGGGTAAGGAAGCTGATGAATGAAAAGGGGGTGGTAAAGGTGCCTGGCTGTAGCTCAATTGAGATAGATAACAGGGTTCATGAgttctttgcaggagatggaagacACCCACATGCACGCCGAATGGTTGATCAAGTGATTGAGCAGCTAAAACTTGTTGGTTATGTCCCTAATACGTCCCAGGTCTTCCATGTTGAAATGGGTGAGGAGGAGAAGGCCACAAGCCTAAGATACCACAGTGAGAAGCTGGCGATTTCTTTCGGGCTTCTAAATACATCTCCAGGAACTACTCTCCGTGTTGTCAAGAACCTTCGTGTATGTCCAGATTGTCATTCGATGGCGAAGCTTGTCTCTATGCTCTTTAATAGGCGGATCATACTCAGAGATCTAAATCGTTTCCACCACTTTGAGGATGGGGTCTGCTCTTGTGGGGACTACTGGTAG